A genomic region of Arachis hypogaea cultivar Tifrunner chromosome 5, arahy.Tifrunner.gnm2.J5K5, whole genome shotgun sequence contains the following coding sequences:
- the LOC112801585 gene encoding ureide permease 1 isoform X3 yields MDSKDFFAISLWITLNSESNLCTDLEMYLLESKAGAIVCMLLALFFLGTWPAILTLLERRGRLPQHTYLDYSLTNFLAALFIAFTVGEIGKSTPSAPNFLAQLAQDNWPSVLFAMGGGVVLSLGNLASQYAFAFVGLSVTEVITASITVVIGTSLNYFLDGKINRAEILFPGVGCFLIAVCLGSAVHSSNTADNKVKLSNLSSDYNAGSVDSFTEGVKPMDLESGGDEKIKAGSAVFLLDLEKRRAIKVFGKNSFIGLAIIFFAGICFSLFSPAFNLATNDQWHTLKEGVPHLTVYTAFFYFSVSCFVIAIILNFIFLYHPVLNLPKSSLTAYFRDWDGRGWALLAGLLCGFGNGLQFMGGQAAGYAAADAVQALPLVSTFWGIVLFGEYRKSSRRTYMLLGSMLFMFIVAVAVLMASSGRRKYQ; encoded by the exons TTGTGGATTACCTTAAATTCTGAAAGCAATTTGTGTACGGATTTGGAAATGTACTTGTTGGAGAGCAAGGCGGGTGCCATAGTTTGCATGCTTTTGGCCCTTTTCTTCTTGGGGACATGGCCTGCTATCTTGACTTTGTTAGAGAGGCGAGGGCGTCTTCCTCAGCATACTTATCTTGATTACTCGCTCACCAATTTCCTTGCTGCTCTTTTCATTGCATTCACAGTTGGTGAGATAGGCAAGAGCACACCAAGTGCGCCAAATTTTTTAGCTCAACTTGCTCAG GATAATTGGCCCTCTGTTCTGTTTGCAATGGGGGGTGGTGTGGTCCTAAGCCTTGGGAATCTGGCCTCGCAATATGCTTTTGCTTTTGTTGGGTTGTCAGTTACTGAAGTCATCACTGCAAGCATAACTGTTGTTATAG GCACAAGCTTGAATTACTTTTTGGATGGAAAAATCAATAGAGCTGAGATTCTTTTTCCTGGAGTTGGTTGCTTTCTGATTGCAGTTTGTCTAGGTTCTGCTGTTCATTCTTCGAATACTGCTGATAATAAAGTCAAGCTCAGCAATTTATCAAGTGATTATAACGCTGGATCAGT GGACTCTTTCACAGAGGGAG TAAAACCAATGGATCTTGAAAGCGGCGGTGACGAAAAAATTAAAGCAGGAAGTGCTGTTTTTCTTTTAGATCTTGAGAAAAGAAGAGCTATTAAG GTGTTTGGGAAGAACAGTTTCATTGGATTGGCTATAATTTTTTTTGCCGGAATATGCTTCTCTTTGTTCTCACCAGCATTCAACTTAGCAACAAATGATCAGTGGCACACACTAAAGGAAGGGGTTCCCCATTTGACTGTTTATACTGCCTTCTTCTATTTCTCAGTCTCATGTTTTGTTATTGCGATTATTCTCAATTTCATCTTCCTTTACCACCCTGTCTTAAACTTGCCCAAGTCATCGTTGACGGCGTATTTCAGAGACTGGGATGGCAGAGGTTGGGCCTTGTTGGCTGGTCTCCTTTGTGGATTTGGTAATGGTCTCCAATTTATGGGAGGCCAAGCAGCAGGATATGCGGCAGCAGATGCTGTTCAG GCGCTTCCATTAGTAAGCACCTTTTGGGGCATTGTTCTATTCGGGGAATATCGGAAATCATCGCGGCGTACATACATGCTGCTCGGGAGCATGTTGTTCATGTTCATTGTGGCTGTTGCTGTCCTAATGGCTTCATCAGGGCGTAGGAAATACCAATGA
- the LOC112801585 gene encoding ureide permease 1 isoform X1 translates to MMITGAWPFASFICCDVHSLFSLWPYYRVYGVLDSLYNNHLDFFAISLWITLNSESNLCTDLEMYLLESKAGAIVCMLLALFFLGTWPAILTLLERRGRLPQHTYLDYSLTNFLAALFIAFTVGEIGKSTPSAPNFLAQLAQDNWPSVLFAMGGGVVLSLGNLASQYAFAFVGLSVTEVITASITVVIGTSLNYFLDGKINRAEILFPGVGCFLIAVCLGSAVHSSNTADNKVKLSNLSSDYNAGSVDSFTEGVKPMDLESGGDEKIKAGSAVFLLDLEKRRAIKVFGKNSFIGLAIIFFAGICFSLFSPAFNLATNDQWHTLKEGVPHLTVYTAFFYFSVSCFVIAIILNFIFLYHPVLNLPKSSLTAYFRDWDGRGWALLAGLLCGFGNGLQFMGGQAAGYAAADAVQALPLVSTFWGIVLFGEYRKSSRRTYMLLGSMLFMFIVAVAVLMASSGRRKYQ, encoded by the exons TTGTGGATTACCTTAAATTCTGAAAGCAATTTGTGTACGGATTTGGAAATGTACTTGTTGGAGAGCAAGGCGGGTGCCATAGTTTGCATGCTTTTGGCCCTTTTCTTCTTGGGGACATGGCCTGCTATCTTGACTTTGTTAGAGAGGCGAGGGCGTCTTCCTCAGCATACTTATCTTGATTACTCGCTCACCAATTTCCTTGCTGCTCTTTTCATTGCATTCACAGTTGGTGAGATAGGCAAGAGCACACCAAGTGCGCCAAATTTTTTAGCTCAACTTGCTCAG GATAATTGGCCCTCTGTTCTGTTTGCAATGGGGGGTGGTGTGGTCCTAAGCCTTGGGAATCTGGCCTCGCAATATGCTTTTGCTTTTGTTGGGTTGTCAGTTACTGAAGTCATCACTGCAAGCATAACTGTTGTTATAG GCACAAGCTTGAATTACTTTTTGGATGGAAAAATCAATAGAGCTGAGATTCTTTTTCCTGGAGTTGGTTGCTTTCTGATTGCAGTTTGTCTAGGTTCTGCTGTTCATTCTTCGAATACTGCTGATAATAAAGTCAAGCTCAGCAATTTATCAAGTGATTATAACGCTGGATCAGT GGACTCTTTCACAGAGGGAG TAAAACCAATGGATCTTGAAAGCGGCGGTGACGAAAAAATTAAAGCAGGAAGTGCTGTTTTTCTTTTAGATCTTGAGAAAAGAAGAGCTATTAAG GTGTTTGGGAAGAACAGTTTCATTGGATTGGCTATAATTTTTTTTGCCGGAATATGCTTCTCTTTGTTCTCACCAGCATTCAACTTAGCAACAAATGATCAGTGGCACACACTAAAGGAAGGGGTTCCCCATTTGACTGTTTATACTGCCTTCTTCTATTTCTCAGTCTCATGTTTTGTTATTGCGATTATTCTCAATTTCATCTTCCTTTACCACCCTGTCTTAAACTTGCCCAAGTCATCGTTGACGGCGTATTTCAGAGACTGGGATGGCAGAGGTTGGGCCTTGTTGGCTGGTCTCCTTTGTGGATTTGGTAATGGTCTCCAATTTATGGGAGGCCAAGCAGCAGGATATGCGGCAGCAGATGCTGTTCAG GCGCTTCCATTAGTAAGCACCTTTTGGGGCATTGTTCTATTCGGGGAATATCGGAAATCATCGCGGCGTACATACATGCTGCTCGGGAGCATGTTGTTCATGTTCATTGTGGCTGTTGCTGTCCTAATGGCTTCATCAGGGCGTAGGAAATACCAATGA
- the LOC112801585 gene encoding ureide permease 1 isoform X4, giving the protein MYLLESKAGAIVCMLLALFFLGTWPAILTLLERRGRLPQHTYLDYSLTNFLAALFIAFTVGEIGKSTPSAPNFLAQLAQDNWPSVLFAMGGGVVLSLGNLASQYAFAFVGLSVTEVITASITVVIGTSLNYFLDGKINRAEILFPGVGCFLIAVCLGSAVHSSNTADNKVKLSNLSSDYNAGSVDSFTEGVKPMDLESGGDEKIKAGSAVFLLDLEKRRAIKVFGKNSFIGLAIIFFAGICFSLFSPAFNLATNDQWHTLKEGVPHLTVYTAFFYFSVSCFVIAIILNFIFLYHPVLNLPKSSLTAYFRDWDGRGWALLAGLLCGFGNGLQFMGGQAAGYAAADAVQALPLVSTFWGIVLFGEYRKSSRRTYMLLGSMLFMFIVAVAVLMASSGRRKYQ; this is encoded by the exons ATGTACTTGTTGGAGAGCAAGGCGGGTGCCATAGTTTGCATGCTTTTGGCCCTTTTCTTCTTGGGGACATGGCCTGCTATCTTGACTTTGTTAGAGAGGCGAGGGCGTCTTCCTCAGCATACTTATCTTGATTACTCGCTCACCAATTTCCTTGCTGCTCTTTTCATTGCATTCACAGTTGGTGAGATAGGCAAGAGCACACCAAGTGCGCCAAATTTTTTAGCTCAACTTGCTCAG GATAATTGGCCCTCTGTTCTGTTTGCAATGGGGGGTGGTGTGGTCCTAAGCCTTGGGAATCTGGCCTCGCAATATGCTTTTGCTTTTGTTGGGTTGTCAGTTACTGAAGTCATCACTGCAAGCATAACTGTTGTTATAG GCACAAGCTTGAATTACTTTTTGGATGGAAAAATCAATAGAGCTGAGATTCTTTTTCCTGGAGTTGGTTGCTTTCTGATTGCAGTTTGTCTAGGTTCTGCTGTTCATTCTTCGAATACTGCTGATAATAAAGTCAAGCTCAGCAATTTATCAAGTGATTATAACGCTGGATCAGT GGACTCTTTCACAGAGGGAG TAAAACCAATGGATCTTGAAAGCGGCGGTGACGAAAAAATTAAAGCAGGAAGTGCTGTTTTTCTTTTAGATCTTGAGAAAAGAAGAGCTATTAAG GTGTTTGGGAAGAACAGTTTCATTGGATTGGCTATAATTTTTTTTGCCGGAATATGCTTCTCTTTGTTCTCACCAGCATTCAACTTAGCAACAAATGATCAGTGGCACACACTAAAGGAAGGGGTTCCCCATTTGACTGTTTATACTGCCTTCTTCTATTTCTCAGTCTCATGTTTTGTTATTGCGATTATTCTCAATTTCATCTTCCTTTACCACCCTGTCTTAAACTTGCCCAAGTCATCGTTGACGGCGTATTTCAGAGACTGGGATGGCAGAGGTTGGGCCTTGTTGGCTGGTCTCCTTTGTGGATTTGGTAATGGTCTCCAATTTATGGGAGGCCAAGCAGCAGGATATGCGGCAGCAGATGCTGTTCAG GCGCTTCCATTAGTAAGCACCTTTTGGGGCATTGTTCTATTCGGGGAATATCGGAAATCATCGCGGCGTACATACATGCTGCTCGGGAGCATGTTGTTCATGTTCATTGTGGCTGTTGCTGTCCTAATGGCTTCATCAGGGCGTAGGAAATACCAATGA
- the LOC112801585 gene encoding ureide permease 1 isoform X2 has protein sequence MLKLVTIQEDFFAISLWITLNSESNLCTDLEMYLLESKAGAIVCMLLALFFLGTWPAILTLLERRGRLPQHTYLDYSLTNFLAALFIAFTVGEIGKSTPSAPNFLAQLAQDNWPSVLFAMGGGVVLSLGNLASQYAFAFVGLSVTEVITASITVVIGTSLNYFLDGKINRAEILFPGVGCFLIAVCLGSAVHSSNTADNKVKLSNLSSDYNAGSVDSFTEGVKPMDLESGGDEKIKAGSAVFLLDLEKRRAIKVFGKNSFIGLAIIFFAGICFSLFSPAFNLATNDQWHTLKEGVPHLTVYTAFFYFSVSCFVIAIILNFIFLYHPVLNLPKSSLTAYFRDWDGRGWALLAGLLCGFGNGLQFMGGQAAGYAAADAVQALPLVSTFWGIVLFGEYRKSSRRTYMLLGSMLFMFIVAVAVLMASSGRRKYQ, from the exons TTGTGGATTACCTTAAATTCTGAAAGCAATTTGTGTACGGATTTGGAAATGTACTTGTTGGAGAGCAAGGCGGGTGCCATAGTTTGCATGCTTTTGGCCCTTTTCTTCTTGGGGACATGGCCTGCTATCTTGACTTTGTTAGAGAGGCGAGGGCGTCTTCCTCAGCATACTTATCTTGATTACTCGCTCACCAATTTCCTTGCTGCTCTTTTCATTGCATTCACAGTTGGTGAGATAGGCAAGAGCACACCAAGTGCGCCAAATTTTTTAGCTCAACTTGCTCAG GATAATTGGCCCTCTGTTCTGTTTGCAATGGGGGGTGGTGTGGTCCTAAGCCTTGGGAATCTGGCCTCGCAATATGCTTTTGCTTTTGTTGGGTTGTCAGTTACTGAAGTCATCACTGCAAGCATAACTGTTGTTATAG GCACAAGCTTGAATTACTTTTTGGATGGAAAAATCAATAGAGCTGAGATTCTTTTTCCTGGAGTTGGTTGCTTTCTGATTGCAGTTTGTCTAGGTTCTGCTGTTCATTCTTCGAATACTGCTGATAATAAAGTCAAGCTCAGCAATTTATCAAGTGATTATAACGCTGGATCAGT GGACTCTTTCACAGAGGGAG TAAAACCAATGGATCTTGAAAGCGGCGGTGACGAAAAAATTAAAGCAGGAAGTGCTGTTTTTCTTTTAGATCTTGAGAAAAGAAGAGCTATTAAG GTGTTTGGGAAGAACAGTTTCATTGGATTGGCTATAATTTTTTTTGCCGGAATATGCTTCTCTTTGTTCTCACCAGCATTCAACTTAGCAACAAATGATCAGTGGCACACACTAAAGGAAGGGGTTCCCCATTTGACTGTTTATACTGCCTTCTTCTATTTCTCAGTCTCATGTTTTGTTATTGCGATTATTCTCAATTTCATCTTCCTTTACCACCCTGTCTTAAACTTGCCCAAGTCATCGTTGACGGCGTATTTCAGAGACTGGGATGGCAGAGGTTGGGCCTTGTTGGCTGGTCTCCTTTGTGGATTTGGTAATGGTCTCCAATTTATGGGAGGCCAAGCAGCAGGATATGCGGCAGCAGATGCTGTTCAG GCGCTTCCATTAGTAAGCACCTTTTGGGGCATTGTTCTATTCGGGGAATATCGGAAATCATCGCGGCGTACATACATGCTGCTCGGGAGCATGTTGTTCATGTTCATTGTGGCTGTTGCTGTCCTAATGGCTTCATCAGGGCGTAGGAAATACCAATGA